One Lysobacter enzymogenes DNA segment encodes these proteins:
- a CDS encoding type IV secretion system protein: MFDLFAGGLAHLPSLQQAAIPDGVDSLGFFALFKDFLDGEIAEYSRNLLRRVGTLCAFAITPVVILWIIYQGFLRVTGRSQESMAALQVDAARLVLIVAVAGVSAGFQPTLYKSMTDGMSQVINYSISSNDETSVYDDIDQALALTQLAMSSIDLLDVGENQAALKKRDQASLMAGLGVGGPAVVGGCMLILNKFVIAMLLGVGPFFILCLIFKQTDGLFKGWLNSLIGSLMAMAFLSVAVTLAMDVTLALAGAFWATEGLSRLLGMGTASDGISSVVQMQGVLGLVLSTLIMGAPPAAAMLFRGLLANFNPYSVMAGPGAASSGRAGSAPPLGKAPYSGAAPQGAQTPIDHTRIAGQAASRPRPDSAG; this comes from the coding sequence ATGTTCGACCTGTTCGCCGGTGGCCTCGCCCACCTCCCCAGCCTCCAGCAGGCCGCCATTCCGGACGGCGTGGACAGCCTCGGGTTCTTCGCCCTGTTCAAGGATTTTCTGGACGGCGAGATCGCCGAGTACTCCCGCAACCTCCTGCGTCGAGTCGGCACGCTGTGCGCATTCGCTATCACGCCGGTTGTGATCTTGTGGATCATCTATCAGGGCTTTTTGCGGGTGACGGGCCGATCCCAGGAGTCGATGGCCGCTCTCCAGGTCGACGCTGCTCGTTTGGTGCTGATTGTCGCGGTAGCGGGCGTCTCCGCTGGCTTCCAGCCCACCCTGTACAAGAGCATGACCGATGGCATGAGTCAGGTCATCAACTACTCCATCAGCAGCAACGACGAGACAAGCGTTTACGACGACATTGACCAGGCACTCGCGCTGACGCAGCTCGCCATGAGCAGCATTGACCTGCTCGACGTCGGGGAGAACCAAGCCGCGCTCAAGAAGCGCGATCAAGCCAGCCTGATGGCGGGACTCGGCGTCGGCGGACCCGCCGTGGTCGGTGGATGCATGTTGATCTTGAACAAGTTCGTGATCGCCATGCTGCTGGGCGTGGGGCCGTTCTTCATCCTGTGCTTGATCTTCAAGCAGACCGACGGTCTCTTCAAAGGATGGCTCAACTCCTTGATTGGGTCGCTGATGGCAATGGCGTTTCTGAGCGTGGCTGTGACGCTGGCGATGGATGTGACGCTCGCGCTCGCCGGTGCCTTCTGGGCGACAGAGGGGCTGTCGCGGCTGCTCGGGATGGGGACAGCGTCGGACGGCATCAGCAGCGTCGTGCAAATGCAGGGCGTGCTGGGCTTGGTTCTGTCGACCCTGATCATGGGTGCTCCGCCCGCGGCGGCCATGCTGTTCAGGGGACTGCTGGCCAATTTCAATCCGTACTCGGTCATGGCCGGTCCAGGCGCTGCCTCCAGCGGTCGGGCCGGATCGGCCCCGCCGTTGGGCAAGGCACCGTATTCCGGTGCCGCGCCCCAAGGCGCCCAAACCCCCATCGACCATACTCGTATCGCGGGCCAGGCCGCCAGCCGACCGCGGCCCGACTCCGCAGGCTAA
- a CDS encoding DUF416 family protein — MNIEPLICRHLGSASEWKRLAFMAPCCEPMLLNFRLYHEASRLGLPDLLRRGLDFVWQTASDDTVDGEADELVKQSRLQPPSRHDEGHSFAQAAIQSCFAISHTLRSLRGPHILDALDVADAAIYAIELHYRNELFLTKRTRSDREFLRRTEIMRLAHSLERLSAASESDRLKAVARLRRSAQRVPSTLVRA; from the coding sequence ATGAACATCGAACCCTTGATCTGCCGACACCTGGGCTCGGCGAGCGAATGGAAGCGCCTCGCGTTCATGGCGCCCTGCTGTGAGCCCATGCTGCTGAACTTCCGTCTTTACCACGAAGCCTCGCGGTTGGGCTTGCCCGATCTGCTTCGGCGAGGACTCGACTTTGTTTGGCAGACCGCCAGCGACGATACCGTCGACGGGGAAGCCGACGAGTTGGTCAAGCAGAGCCGCCTGCAACCGCCGTCTCGGCATGACGAAGGGCACTCGTTCGCCCAAGCCGCGATCCAGTCCTGTTTCGCAATCTCCCATACGCTGCGGAGCTTGCGCGGCCCTCACATTCTGGACGCGCTGGACGTCGCAGACGCCGCGATCTACGCCATTGAGCTGCACTACCGGAACGAACTATTTCTTACGAAGCGGACCAGGTCGGATCGCGAGTTCCTGCGGCGCACTGAGATCATGCGCCTTGCGCACAGCCTGGAGCGCTTGAGCGCGGCATCCGAATCCGACCGTCTGAAGGCCGTTGCCCGGCTGCGCCGCTCCGCCCAGCGCGTGCCCTCCACTTTGGTTCGGGCATGA
- a CDS encoding carbon storage regulator, with amino-acid sequence MPVISRRPSEAIYIGENVEVRVLRVRNGSVRLGFTAPRDVLIFRSELLDLLRRAENPCGKSQGETAARRFPPESAER; translated from the coding sequence ATGCCAGTGATTTCTCGTAGGCCTTCCGAAGCCATCTACATCGGCGAAAACGTCGAGGTACGCGTACTCCGTGTGCGGAACGGTAGCGTGCGCCTTGGCTTCACCGCCCCTCGCGACGTATTGATCTTCCGTTCGGAGCTACTGGACCTCCTCCGTCGAGCGGAGAACCCGTGTGGCAAGTCGCAAGGAGAGACGGCCGCTCGCCGCTTCCCCCCTGAATCGGCAGAGCGCTAA
- a CDS encoding DUF4189 domain-containing protein, with product MTPKLLFCALGALSLSFAGPARAEGDCPAGFFRYSNPGQPGHCVPMPATAERQPDRWQTRWGAIAIDPTASRGGAGFVVGEASKRAAERRALAKCKETGGGPTCAVTISFKNQCVATAWGSNYTRSMTAPTQDEATRLAMDDCRQHDQACEVFYEACSYPEQVR from the coding sequence ATGACTCCGAAACTCCTCTTCTGCGCTCTCGGCGCCCTGTCGTTGAGCTTCGCGGGACCCGCGCGCGCGGAGGGCGACTGCCCCGCTGGCTTCTTCCGGTACTCCAACCCTGGCCAGCCGGGCCACTGCGTCCCCATGCCGGCGACCGCGGAGCGGCAGCCCGATCGCTGGCAGACCCGATGGGGCGCGATCGCCATCGATCCCACGGCGTCGCGCGGCGGCGCCGGGTTCGTGGTCGGCGAAGCCAGCAAACGCGCCGCCGAAAGGAGAGCGCTGGCGAAGTGCAAGGAGACCGGCGGCGGCCCGACGTGCGCGGTCACCATCTCGTTCAAGAACCAGTGCGTCGCGACGGCCTGGGGTAGCAACTACACCCGGTCCATGACCGCCCCGACCCAGGACGAGGCGACACGACTGGCGATGGATGACTGTCGCCAGCACGACCAAGCCTGCGAAGTGTTCTACGAAGCGTGCAGTTACCCAGAGCAAGTTCGGTAG